One region of Candidatus Methylomirabilis sp. genomic DNA includes:
- a CDS encoding cytochrome C oxidase subunit IV family protein, protein MATAHAEPNYMAIFWWLFGLTIAEIAVIYMGLPRLVLGLLLVGLAISKAALVAMYFMHLRFERRTLALIAVTPLLLCVLLVFALVPDLSAVARQSAAAAPPAATAPQ, encoded by the coding sequence ATGGCGACGGCCCACGCGGAACCCAACTACATGGCCATCTTCTGGTGGCTCTTCGGCCTGACCATTGCGGAGATCGCGGTGATCTACATGGGATTGCCCAGGCTGGTCCTCGGCCTCCTCCTGGTCGGGCTGGCCATCTCCAAGGCCGCCCTGGTCGCGATGTACTTCATGCACCTGCGCTTCGAGCGGCGGACGTTGGCGCTGATCGCCGTGACGCCGCTCTTGCTTTGCGTCCTGCTCGTCTTCGCGCTGGTGCCCGACCTCTCGGCCGTTGCGCGCCAATCCGCCGCCGCCGCCCCTCCCGCCGCAACCGCACCCCAGTAG
- a CDS encoding heme-copper oxidase subunit III, which translates to MSQVAVAHPGVEPAESPLTPESWGKLGMWVFLAGDAMSFGGLLAGYGALRIGSADWPVPSTVLGIQLTALMTFLLICSSVTMVKALAAIKRGDQRGLRNFLLLTILGGVIFLGLQAYEWTHLITEILPEKGLTFTQHLFGTTFFILTGFHGMHVSGGVIYLSCIVTQGVRGKYSRDRWEAVELVGLYWHFVDLVWILIFTFVYLL; encoded by the coding sequence GTGAGCCAGGTCGCGGTGGCGCATCCGGGAGTGGAACCGGCGGAGTCCCCCCTCACCCCCGAGAGCTGGGGGAAGCTCGGGATGTGGGTTTTCCTGGCCGGGGACGCCATGTCCTTCGGGGGGCTCCTGGCGGGGTACGGGGCACTGCGCATCGGGAGCGCCGACTGGCCGGTCCCCTCGACGGTCCTGGGGATCCAGCTCACGGCCTTGATGACCTTCCTGCTGATCTGCAGCAGCGTCACGATGGTGAAGGCGCTGGCCGCCATCAAGCGGGGGGACCAGCGGGGCCTGCGGAACTTCCTCCTCCTGACGATCCTGGGCGGGGTGATCTTCCTGGGCCTCCAGGCCTACGAGTGGACGCATCTGATCACGGAGATCCTGCCGGAGAAGGGGCTCACCTTCACGCAGCACCTCTTCGGGACGACCTTCTTCATCCTGACCGGTTTCCACGGCATGCACGTGAGCGGGGGGGTTATCTACCTCTCCTGCATCGTGACGCAGGGGGTGCGCGGGAAGTACTCCCGCGACCGCTGGGAGGCGGTCGAGCTCGTCGGGCTCTACTGGCACTTCGTGGACCTGGTCTGGATCCTGATCTTCACCTTCGTGTACCTGCTCTGA